In Saccharicrinis fermentans DSM 9555 = JCM 21142, a genomic segment contains:
- the tuf gene encoding elongation factor Tu: MAKEHYDRSKPHVNIGTIGHVDHGKTTLTAAITKVLADKGFSEAKDFDQIDNAPEEKERGITINSAHVEYATANRHYAHVDCPGHADYVKNMVTGAAQMDGAIIVVASTDGPMPQTREHILLARQVNVPKLVVFMNKVDMVDDEELLELVEMEIRELLDFYEFDGDNTPVIQGSALGALNGEEKWVEKIMELMDAVDTWIPIPPRDVDKPFLMPIEDVFSITGRGTVATGRIETGTIHTGDEMQIIGLGAEGKKTVCTGVEMFRKILDDGQAGDNVGLLLRGIDKDEVKRGMVLGAPGLITPHTKFKAEVYVLKKEEGGRHTPFHNKYRPQFYLRTLDVTGEITLPEGTEMVMPGDNVTINVELIYPVAIDQGLRFAIREGGRTVGAGQVTEIIE; this comes from the coding sequence ATGGCTAAAGAACATTATGACAGGTCAAAGCCTCACGTGAACATCGGTACAATTGGTCACGTTGACCACGGTAAAACTACTTTAACTGCTGCAATTACTAAAGTGTTGGCAGATAAAGGTTTTTCTGAAGCAAAGGATTTTGATCAAATTGACAATGCTCCTGAAGAGAAAGAAAGGGGTATTACAATTAACAGTGCGCACGTTGAGTATGCAACGGCAAATCGTCACTATGCACACGTTGACTGTCCAGGTCACGCCGATTACGTGAAGAACATGGTAACTGGTGCTGCGCAAATGGATGGTGCAATCATCGTAGTAGCTTCTACAGATGGACCTATGCCTCAAACTCGCGAGCACATCCTATTAGCACGTCAGGTAAACGTACCTAAATTGGTCGTTTTCATGAACAAAGTTGATATGGTTGACGACGAGGAGCTTTTAGAGCTTGTTGAGATGGAAATTCGTGAGCTATTAGACTTCTATGAGTTTGATGGTGACAACACTCCAGTTATCCAGGGATCTGCTCTTGGAGCATTAAATGGTGAAGAAAAGTGGGTTGAGAAAATTATGGAGTTAATGGATGCCGTTGATACTTGGATTCCAATTCCTCCACGTGATGTTGATAAGCCTTTCTTGATGCCTATCGAAGACGTATTCTCTATTACTGGTCGTGGTACTGTAGCTACAGGTCGTATCGAAACAGGTACTATCCACACTGGTGACGAAATGCAAATTATTGGTCTTGGTGCCGAAGGTAAAAAAACTGTATGTACTGGTGTTGAAATGTTCCGTAAGATTCTTGATGACGGACAAGCTGGTGATAACGTAGGTTTATTATTACGTGGTATCGATAAAGATGAAGTAAAAAGAGGTATGGTTCTTGGTGCGCCAGGACTAATCACTCCACATACTAAGTTTAAAGCTGAGGTATATGTATTGAAGAAAGAAGAAGGTGGTCGTCACACTCCTTTCCACAACAAATACCGTCCTCAATTCTACCTACGTACGCTTGATGTAACTGGTGAGATCACTCTTCCAGAAGGTACTGAAATGGTAATGCCTGGTGATAACGTTACTATTAACGTTGAGCTTATTTACCCAGTAGCTATCGATCAAGGTCTTCGTTTCGCTATCCGTGAGGGTGGTAGAACAGTAGGTGCTGGTCAGGTAACTGAAATTATTGAGTAA
- a CDS encoding tyrosine-type recombinase/integrase, with protein sequence MITIQSFFKYLEFEKRSSQYTLSAYRCDLEQFLSFCEDKNIHELGAITTKVVRSWVVKLVNDGMAPKSVSRKVTALKSFFKFQMREGVVEVSPVDGVVTPKIPKRLPVFVRDSEMNHLLDDVPFRDDYEGVRDKMILELFYGSGMRLSELVHLTDRNFDLREGVVRVTGKFNKDRIIPMYNELVSMVREYQKVRNREFGMNKVDAFFLTVKGAKVYHKLVYRVVNKYLGLVTTLHKKSPHVLRHSFATSLLNAGADLNAIKELLGHSNLNATEVYTHNSFEKITDIYNQAHPRS encoded by the coding sequence ATGATTACAATTCAATCGTTTTTTAAATATTTAGAGTTCGAGAAGCGCAGTTCACAGTATACACTGAGCGCATATCGCTGCGATCTCGAACAATTTTTATCTTTTTGCGAAGATAAAAATATACATGAGTTAGGCGCAATAACGACTAAGGTTGTGCGTAGTTGGGTGGTTAAGTTAGTTAATGACGGAATGGCTCCCAAAAGTGTAAGTAGAAAAGTAACGGCCTTAAAATCCTTTTTCAAATTTCAAATGAGAGAAGGGGTTGTGGAGGTCAGTCCTGTTGATGGAGTTGTCACTCCAAAAATTCCCAAGAGATTACCGGTTTTTGTTCGTGATTCAGAAATGAATCATCTGTTGGATGATGTTCCCTTTCGTGATGACTATGAAGGAGTACGTGATAAAATGATTTTAGAATTGTTTTATGGCTCTGGTATGCGTTTGTCGGAATTGGTTCATTTAACGGATCGCAATTTTGATTTAAGGGAAGGTGTTGTTCGGGTGACAGGTAAGTTTAATAAGGATCGTATTATTCCCATGTATAATGAGTTGGTAAGTATGGTGCGGGAATACCAAAAAGTGAGAAATCGTGAGTTTGGTATGAACAAGGTGGATGCTTTTTTTCTGACAGTAAAAGGTGCCAAAGTTTACCATAAGCTTGTTTATCGGGTTGTGAATAAATATTTGGGTCTAGTGACTACATTGCATAAAAAAAGCCCCCATGTTTTAAGGCATTCTTTTGCAACATCATTGCTCAATGCTGGCGCCGACTTAAATGCTATTAAGGAGCTTTTAGGGCATTCAAATTTAAATGCTACAGAAGTTTATACGCATAATAGTTTCGAAAAAATTACCGATATATATAATCAGGCCCATCCGCGGTCTTAA
- the rpsU gene encoding 30S ribosomal protein S21, translating into MIVIPIKEGENIERALKKFKRKFEKTGAMRELRSRQAYTKPSVERREEVKKAIYVQQLQQNEE; encoded by the coding sequence ATGATTGTTATTCCAATTAAAGAGGGTGAAAACATCGAGAGAGCATTGAAAAAATTCAAAAGAAAATTTGAAAAGACAGGTGCTATGCGTGAGTTACGTTCTCGTCAGGCTTATACAAAACCTTCTGTTGAGAGAAGAGAAGAAGTAAAAAAAGCGATTTACGTTCAGCAATTGCAACAAAACGAGGAATAG
- the secE gene encoding preprotein translocase subunit SecE, which produces MSKIVNYFKDVQNELVNKTSWPTWSELQNSALVVMVATAIIATIVYGMDFSFEKVLDWIYKKLY; this is translated from the coding sequence GTGAGCAAGATTGTTAATTACTTTAAAGACGTTCAAAACGAATTAGTAAATAAAACGTCATGGCCAACTTGGTCCGAATTACAAAATAGTGCTTTAGTAGTAATGGTTGCAACTGCAATTATTGCCACAATTGTTTATGGAATGGATTTTTCATTTGAGAAAGTACTAGATTGGATTTATAAGAAACTTTACTAA
- the rplJ gene encoding 50S ribosomal protein L10: MKKEDKSLLVKELAKNIAAYNHFYVVDAGELDSSKTSDLRRLCFNKEVKMMMVKNTLLVKALQESEGEYEELYETLKGSTAVFFSNTGNVPAKLIKEFSKVNKKPVLKSAYVEESIYVGENQLDALVSIKSKDELIGDIIALLQSPAKNVISALQSGGSTIHGVLQTLAERE; this comes from the coding sequence ATGAAAAAGGAAGATAAAAGCTTACTTGTTAAAGAACTCGCTAAAAATATAGCCGCTTATAATCACTTTTATGTGGTGGATGCCGGTGAATTGGATTCGAGTAAAACAAGCGACCTTCGTAGACTTTGTTTCAACAAAGAAGTGAAAATGATGATGGTGAAAAATACCTTACTCGTTAAAGCACTTCAGGAGTCTGAAGGAGAATATGAAGAATTGTATGAAACGTTGAAAGGTTCTACTGCAGTTTTCTTTTCAAATACTGGTAATGTGCCTGCTAAATTAATCAAAGAGTTTAGCAAAGTAAACAAAAAACCTGTGTTAAAAAGTGCGTATGTAGAGGAGTCTATTTATGTTGGCGAGAATCAATTAGATGCCCTTGTTAGCATTAAATCTAAAGACGAACTTATCGGCGATATTATTGCATTATTACAATCACCTGCAAAAAATGTTATTTCTGCGCTTCAGTCGGGTGGTTCTACAATACACGGTGTGCTACAAACACTAGCAGAAAGAGAGTAA
- a CDS encoding helix-hairpin-helix domain-containing protein has protein sequence MWNGFFLYTRSEQKGIVVLLSLILIVLGVRFSMPYWMRYLVSEEFDEAFLQKVQAVNEQVNNEGYQEKDDSLFFFNPNTISSEGLLALGFNTYQAKSLIRYRNKIGPIRDKEDMLQVYGMDSSTYFSIEDFIIWPDNLVRNDSEMPGNMKPSQKMEWVNFNRQDDDFWQKNVHSGPIRQEIQRLLQTHYISKSLPYTKVKNYNDEYLLRWLRNNSSPKTKFHFKKEAAALPVVELNSADTSQLKQLRGIGSKLSVRIVKFRNSLGGFYCKSQLGEVYGISEDLYKSLVKHISVDTTLVKKIKPGQLKIEEISKHAYINYEQAKELKNLYRKISQPHKEDVLKLESIEERDWEKIKFYLDGS, from the coding sequence ATGTGGAACGGCTTCTTTTTATACACGCGTAGCGAGCAAAAAGGGATTGTAGTTCTTCTTTCGTTGATACTGATTGTATTAGGCGTACGTTTTTCTATGCCATATTGGATGAGGTACCTTGTTTCTGAGGAGTTTGATGAGGCGTTTTTGCAAAAAGTGCAGGCCGTAAATGAACAGGTGAATAACGAAGGGTATCAGGAAAAGGATGATTCGCTTTTTTTCTTTAATCCGAATACCATATCTTCAGAAGGGTTGTTGGCCTTAGGATTTAATACTTATCAGGCAAAATCGTTGATTAGATATAGGAATAAGATAGGACCTATCCGCGATAAAGAGGATATGTTACAGGTGTACGGAATGGATTCATCCACTTATTTTAGTATTGAGGATTTTATCATCTGGCCGGATAATCTTGTTCGCAATGATTCTGAGATGCCCGGGAATATGAAGCCGTCCCAAAAGATGGAGTGGGTCAATTTTAATAGGCAAGATGATGATTTTTGGCAGAAAAATGTACACTCAGGGCCAATCCGGCAAGAGATACAAAGGCTTCTTCAAACCCACTATATATCCAAATCACTCCCTTATACTAAAGTTAAAAACTATAACGACGAATATCTGCTTCGTTGGCTTAGGAACAATAGTAGTCCTAAAACTAAGTTCCATTTCAAAAAAGAGGCTGCAGCACTGCCCGTGGTAGAGCTAAATTCAGCCGATACATCACAGCTGAAACAACTGCGCGGTATTGGAAGTAAACTGTCAGTTAGAATCGTCAAATTTCGTAATTCTTTGGGAGGCTTCTATTGTAAGTCACAATTGGGAGAAGTGTATGGTATTTCGGAAGACCTATATAAGAGTTTGGTAAAGCATATTTCAGTTGACACCACCTTGGTTAAGAAAATAAAACCTGGACAGCTGAAGATAGAGGAAATAAGTAAGCATGCTTATATTAACTATGAGCAAGCCAAAGAACTGAAAAATCTATATCGGAAAATAAGTCAGCCCCATAAAGAAGACGTTTTGAAGCTGGAATCCATAGAAGAAAGGGATTGGGAAAAGATTAAATTCTATCTGGATGGCTCATGA
- the rplA gene encoding 50S ribosomal protein L1: MTKLTKNKKLALDKIEAGKQYTLEDAAKLVKEVTNTKFDASVDVDVRLGVDPRKANQMVRGICTLPHGTGKDVRVLVLCTPDKEEEAKSAGADYAGLDEYVEKIKGGWTDIDVIITMPSVMAKVGQLGRVLGPRGLMPNPKSGTVTMEIGKAVNEVKAGKIDFKVDKYGIIHASIGKVSFDENKIVENAKEFINVINKLKPSSAKGTYIKSISLSSTMSPGIRIEAKSVEA, translated from the coding sequence ATGACAAAACTAACAAAAAATAAAAAGTTAGCGTTAGATAAAATCGAAGCCGGAAAGCAATATACGCTTGAGGATGCAGCCAAATTGGTGAAAGAAGTCACAAACACAAAATTTGATGCTTCGGTAGATGTTGACGTACGGTTAGGTGTTGATCCAAGAAAGGCAAACCAGATGGTAAGGGGTATTTGTACTCTGCCTCATGGTACAGGTAAAGATGTTCGTGTGCTTGTTTTGTGTACCCCCGATAAAGAGGAAGAAGCAAAAAGTGCAGGTGCTGATTACGCCGGATTGGATGAATACGTGGAAAAAATCAAAGGCGGATGGACCGATATTGATGTAATTATTACCATGCCTAGTGTAATGGCTAAAGTAGGACAATTAGGACGCGTTTTGGGTCCTCGTGGTCTGATGCCAAACCCTAAGAGTGGTACCGTTACAATGGAGATCGGAAAAGCCGTGAATGAAGTGAAAGCCGGTAAAATCGACTTTAAAGTTGATAAGTATGGTATTATTCACGCTTCAATCGGTAAAGTATCCTTTGATGAGAACAAAATTGTTGAGAATGCAAAAGAATTTATTAATGTGATTAATAAACTTAAACCTTCTTCAGCAAAAGGTACTTATATTAAAAGCATTAGTCTTTCAAGTACCATGAGTCCGGGTATTAGGATTGAGGCCAAATCGGTTGAAGCCTAA
- the hpf gene encoding ribosome hibernation-promoting factor, HPF/YfiA family, translating to MNVTIQSVKFDAADKLKGFIEQKVNKLDVFFDRIIDAEVILKLDKSETAENKVAEIALKVPGSELFAKKQTKTFEEAVDLCCEALRKQLIKKKEKVK from the coding sequence ATGAACGTAACAATTCAATCAGTAAAATTTGATGCTGCTGATAAGTTGAAGGGATTTATCGAGCAAAAGGTAAACAAGCTGGATGTTTTTTTTGATAGGATTATCGATGCAGAGGTAATTCTGAAGCTTGACAAATCAGAAACTGCTGAAAACAAGGTGGCGGAAATCGCTTTGAAGGTACCTGGCTCGGAGTTGTTTGCCAAAAAACAAACCAAAACATTTGAAGAAGCAGTAGACCTTTGTTGCGAGGCGCTTCGGAAACAGCTGATCAAGAAAAAAGAAAAAGTGAAGTAA
- the rplL gene encoding 50S ribosomal protein L7/L12, producing MADLKKLAEELVNLTVKDVNELAEILKEEYGIEPAAAAVAVAGPAAGGEAAAAEEQTEFDVILKSAGGSKLAIVKLVKEMTGVGLKEAKELVDKAPAPLKEKVTKEEAEALKTQLTEAGAEVELK from the coding sequence ATGGCAGATTTAAAGAAGCTTGCAGAGGAATTAGTTAACCTAACAGTAAAAGACGTTAACGAACTTGCAGAGATCCTTAAAGAAGAATATGGTATTGAACCTGCTGCTGCAGCTGTTGCTGTTGCTGGACCTGCAGCTGGTGGCGAAGCCGCTGCTGCTGAAGAGCAAACAGAATTTGACGTGATTCTTAAATCAGCTGGTGGATCTAAATTAGCTATCGTTAAGTTAGTGAAAGAGATGACTGGCGTTGGTCTTAAAGAGGCTAAAGAATTAGTTGACAAAGCTCCTGCACCATTGAAAGAAAAAGTAACTAAAGAAGAGGCTGAAGCACTTAAAACTCAGTTAACAGAGGCTGGAGCAGAAGTTGAACTTAAGTAA
- the rpoB gene encoding DNA-directed RNA polymerase subunit beta has product MTPNTTSERISFASIKNQLEYPDFLEVQLKSFREFFQQGATPEERKTEGLFQVFEENFPITDTRNNFVLEFLDFGIDPARYSIQECTERGLTYSVPLKAKLKLYCTDPEHEDFDTVVQDVYLGTVPYMTDKGSFIINGAERVVVSQLHRSPGVFFGQSTHANGTKLYSARIIPFKGSWIEFATDINSVMYAYIDRKKKLPVTTLLRAIGYESDKEILEIFDLADEVKVSKSGLKKVVGRKLAARVLKTWIEDFVDEDTGEVVSIERNEVIIDRETIIETEHIEEIVDSGAKTILLHKENQNLSDFAIIYNTLQKDPCNSEKEAVLHIYRQLRNAEPPDESTARDVIDKLFFSDKRYDLGEVGRYRLNKKLGQDTDMDTKVLTKPDIIQIIKYLIELINSKTEVDDIDHLSNRRVRTVGEQLGNQFGVGLARMARTIRERMNVRDNEVFTPIELINSKTLSSVINSFFGTNALSQFMDQTNPLAEITHKRRMSALGPGGLSRERAGFEVRDVHYTHYGRLCPIETPEGPNIGLISSLCVFAKINDLGFIETPYRKVNNGKVDLSPEGVTYLSAEEEEELTIAQANAPLDEEGNFVNNKIKARLEADYPLATPEEVHLMDVAPNQIASVAASLIPFLEHDDANRALMGSNMMRQAVPLLRPEAPIVGTGLEGKLISDSRTNIVAEKDGVIEFCDAEEIVIRYDLTENEKFVSFDSETKRYKIPKFQKTNQNTCIDLKPMVVTGQRVKAGQILTQGYSTENGELALGRNLKVAFMPWKGYNFEDAIVISERVVREDVFTSVHIDEYSLEVRDTKRGLEELTSDIPNVSEEATKDLDDNGLIRVGAHVEPGDILIGKITPKGESDPTPEEKLLRAIFGEKAGDVKDASLKASPSLKGVVINKKLFSRIIKDRKARSSDKPLIAKIDEEFDRSVADLRNRLVDKLFTVVNGKTSQGVQDYFGVDIVSKGTKFTQKILSDIDYHNIDPNKWTTDKDKNELIQKLIHNYLLKFQEYEAKEKRQKYNLTIGDELPAGIVQLAKVYIAKKRKITVGDKMAGRHGNKGIVSRIVRVEDMPFLEDGTPVDIVLNPLGVPSRMNLGQIYETVLGWAGKELGVKFATPIFDGAKFSDMDEWTTKANVPAYGKSYLYDGGTGNRFHQPATVGVIYMLKLGHMVEDKMHARSIGPYSLITQQPLGGKAQFGGQRFGEMEVWALEAFGAANILQEILTVKSDDVMGRAKAYEAIVKGDPMPKPGIPESLNVLLHELRGLGLSVNLD; this is encoded by the coding sequence ATGACTCCAAATACCACAAGCGAAAGGATTAGCTTTGCTTCTATTAAAAATCAACTAGAGTATCCCGATTTTTTAGAAGTGCAATTAAAATCGTTCCGTGAGTTCTTTCAACAGGGAGCTACTCCTGAAGAAAGAAAAACAGAAGGTTTGTTTCAAGTTTTTGAAGAGAACTTTCCCATCACGGACACAAGAAACAATTTTGTACTCGAGTTTCTTGATTTCGGTATAGATCCGGCTAGATACTCAATCCAAGAGTGTACTGAGCGTGGACTTACCTATAGTGTACCTTTAAAGGCTAAACTTAAATTGTATTGTACCGATCCGGAACATGAGGATTTTGATACGGTTGTACAAGATGTTTACCTGGGTACTGTGCCATATATGACAGATAAGGGTAGTTTTATTATCAATGGTGCGGAAAGGGTTGTTGTGTCGCAGCTTCACCGTTCTCCCGGCGTATTCTTCGGTCAGAGTACCCACGCTAATGGTACAAAATTATATTCTGCACGTATTATTCCTTTTAAAGGTTCGTGGATAGAATTTGCCACTGATATCAACAGTGTGATGTATGCTTACATCGACAGGAAGAAAAAGCTGCCAGTAACTACATTGCTCCGGGCAATTGGTTATGAAAGCGATAAAGAAATTTTAGAGATCTTTGACTTGGCCGACGAAGTGAAGGTTTCCAAGTCTGGATTAAAGAAAGTAGTAGGTCGTAAACTTGCTGCTCGTGTCCTGAAAACATGGATCGAAGATTTCGTGGATGAGGATACCGGTGAAGTTGTTTCCATCGAGCGTAATGAGGTGATCATTGACCGTGAAACTATCATCGAAACAGAGCACATTGAAGAGATTGTTGATTCAGGTGCCAAAACTATTCTGCTGCATAAGGAAAATCAGAACCTTTCTGATTTCGCTATTATATATAATACGCTTCAAAAGGATCCTTGTAACTCCGAAAAAGAAGCTGTCTTACATATCTATCGTCAATTACGTAACGCTGAGCCACCTGATGAGTCTACAGCACGTGATGTCATCGATAAATTGTTCTTCTCTGATAAACGTTATGATTTAGGAGAAGTGGGACGTTATCGTTTGAATAAAAAATTGGGTCAGGATACCGATATGGATACCAAGGTACTGACTAAACCTGATATTATTCAAATTATCAAGTACTTAATTGAACTGATTAACTCAAAAACAGAAGTTGATGATATTGATCACCTGAGTAACCGTCGTGTACGTACTGTAGGTGAACAATTAGGAAATCAGTTTGGCGTTGGTTTAGCTCGTATGGCCCGTACCATACGTGAAAGAATGAACGTTAGAGATAATGAGGTGTTTACACCGATCGAATTGATCAATAGTAAAACTTTATCTTCTGTTATAAATAGTTTCTTCGGAACGAATGCCTTGTCTCAGTTTATGGATCAAACAAATCCTTTGGCTGAGATTACACATAAGCGTAGGATGTCAGCGTTAGGACCTGGTGGTCTTTCTCGTGAAAGAGCCGGTTTTGAGGTTCGGGATGTTCACTATACGCATTATGGTCGTTTATGTCCGATTGAAACACCTGAAGGACCTAACATTGGTCTGATTTCTTCATTGTGTGTGTTCGCTAAGATAAATGATCTTGGTTTTATTGAAACACCTTATCGTAAGGTGAATAATGGTAAAGTTGATTTGTCTCCAGAGGGTGTGACTTATTTGAGTGCAGAGGAGGAGGAAGAGCTGACAATTGCGCAGGCTAATGCACCGCTCGATGAAGAAGGAAACTTTGTAAATAATAAAATTAAAGCCCGTTTAGAAGCGGATTATCCTTTGGCTACTCCTGAGGAGGTTCACTTAATGGATGTGGCTCCTAATCAGATTGCCTCTGTGGCCGCATCACTAATTCCATTCCTGGAACACGATGATGCCAACCGTGCATTGATGGGATCTAACATGATGCGCCAGGCCGTTCCTTTATTACGTCCTGAAGCACCTATCGTTGGTACCGGTCTGGAAGGAAAATTGATTAGCGATTCAAGAACCAATATCGTCGCTGAGAAGGATGGAGTTATTGAGTTCTGTGATGCCGAAGAAATCGTTATTCGTTATGACCTGACGGAAAATGAGAAATTCGTAAGTTTTGATTCTGAAACAAAACGATATAAAATACCTAAATTCCAGAAAACGAACCAGAATACTTGTATTGACTTAAAACCAATGGTGGTTACAGGTCAACGAGTGAAGGCTGGCCAAATTCTGACACAGGGGTATTCAACAGAAAATGGAGAGTTGGCCTTAGGACGTAACCTGAAAGTGGCATTTATGCCTTGGAAAGGTTATAACTTTGAGGATGCGATCGTTATTTCGGAACGTGTTGTGCGTGAAGACGTATTTACCTCTGTTCATATTGATGAATATTCTTTGGAGGTTCGTGATACTAAACGTGGACTGGAGGAATTGACCTCTGATATTCCCAATGTTAGTGAAGAGGCTACCAAAGATCTAGATGATAATGGATTGATTAGAGTGGGTGCCCACGTGGAACCTGGTGACATCTTGATAGGTAAGATTACACCAAAAGGAGAGAGTGATCCTACGCCTGAGGAAAAATTATTGCGTGCTATCTTTGGTGAAAAAGCAGGTGATGTGAAAGATGCATCATTGAAAGCTTCTCCATCATTGAAAGGTGTGGTGATTAATAAAAAGCTTTTTTCTCGTATCATTAAAGATAGAAAAGCTAGGTCTTCTGATAAACCTTTGATTGCGAAAATTGACGAGGAATTTGATCGCTCGGTAGCTGATTTAAGAAATCGTTTGGTGGATAAATTATTTACCGTTGTTAATGGCAAGACTTCACAGGGTGTACAGGATTACTTTGGTGTAGATATCGTTTCTAAAGGTACTAAGTTTACCCAAAAGATATTGAGTGATATCGATTACCATAATATCGATCCAAATAAATGGACTACCGATAAGGATAAAAATGAATTGATCCAGAAATTGATTCATAATTATCTGTTGAAGTTCCAAGAATATGAAGCGAAAGAGAAACGTCAAAAATATAACCTGACCATTGGAGATGAACTTCCTGCTGGTATCGTTCAATTGGCTAAAGTTTATATTGCCAAAAAACGTAAAATCACCGTTGGTGATAAAATGGCGGGACGTCATGGTAACAAAGGTATTGTATCTAGGATCGTTCGTGTAGAAGATATGCCTTTCTTGGAAGACGGAACACCCGTTGATATTGTACTTAACCCATTGGGTGTGCCATCAAGGATGAACTTAGGTCAGATCTATGAAACCGTACTTGGTTGGGCCGGTAAAGAATTAGGTGTTAAGTTTGCTACACCTATTTTTGATGGTGCCAAGTTCTCTGATATGGATGAATGGACTACCAAGGCTAATGTACCTGCTTATGGTAAAAGTTATTTGTATGATGGAGGAACAGGAAATAGATTTCACCAGCCAGCGACGGTAGGTGTGATTTATATGCTTAAACTGGGACACATGGTTGAGGATAAAATGCATGCCCGTTCTATCGGACCTTACTCGCTGATTACTCAGCAACCATTAGGTGGTAAGGCTCAGTTTGGTGGTCAGCGTTTTGGAGAGATGGAAGTTTGGGCATTGGAGGCCTTTGGTGCTGCCAATATCTTACAGGAAATATTAACCGTTAAGTCTGATGATGTAATGGGTCGTGCGAAAGCTTACGAGGCCATCGTAAAAGGAGACCCAATGCCGAAACCGGGAATCCCCGAATCACTTAATGTGTTGTTGCACGAGCTTAGAGGTCTTGGTTTAAGTGTAAATCTTGATTAA
- the rplK gene encoding 50S ribosomal protein L11, giving the protein MAKEVETFIKLQIKGGAANPSPPVGPALGAKGVNIMEFCKQFNGRTQEKAGKVLPVVISVYTDKSFDFVIKTPPAAVQLLDAAKLKSGSAEPNRKKVGSVSWDQVKAIAEDKMADLNCFTVSSGMKMVAGTARSMGITVDGEFPGDN; this is encoded by the coding sequence ATGGCTAAAGAAGTAGAAACTTTTATCAAGTTACAGATAAAAGGTGGAGCGGCAAACCCTTCGCCACCAGTAGGGCCTGCATTAGGTGCTAAAGGTGTGAATATTATGGAGTTTTGTAAGCAATTCAACGGCAGAACTCAGGAAAAAGCAGGTAAGGTTTTACCAGTTGTTATATCGGTGTATACAGATAAGTCTTTCGACTTTGTTATTAAAACACCACCAGCAGCTGTTCAACTTTTGGATGCTGCTAAGCTTAAAAGTGGTTCAGCAGAACCTAACCGTAAAAAGGTAGGTTCAGTATCATGGGATCAAGTGAAAGCAATAGCTGAGGATAAAATGGCTGATTTGAATTGTTTTACAGTTAGCTCCGGTATGAAGATGGTGGCCGGAACTGCCAGAAGTATGGGTATCACCGTTGATGGTGAATTCCCTGGTGATAATTAA
- the nusG gene encoding transcription termination/antitermination protein NusG produces MSNLEKKWYVLRAIGGKEKKVKEYVENEVERLNLHDYIAQVLIPQEKVYQIRNGKKISKERNYFPGYVMIEAALVGEVPHILKGIPNVIGFLGDRDNSAVPLRVSEVNRILGKVDELSDSENEELNVPYFVGETVKVIDGPFNGFNGIIEEVNEEKRKLQVMVKIFGRKTPLELSFLQVEKEQ; encoded by the coding sequence ATGAGTAACCTAGAAAAAAAATGGTATGTGCTTAGAGCCATTGGGGGTAAGGAAAAAAAAGTAAAGGAATACGTTGAAAATGAAGTTGAACGTCTGAATTTACATGACTATATCGCTCAGGTTCTGATACCGCAGGAGAAGGTTTATCAAATACGTAATGGAAAAAAAATTAGCAAAGAGCGTAATTATTTTCCTGGATACGTAATGATTGAAGCTGCTCTCGTGGGTGAAGTACCACATATCTTAAAAGGTATCCCTAATGTTATTGGCTTTTTGGGAGATCGTGATAATAGTGCGGTGCCTTTACGCGTGTCGGAAGTAAATCGTATTTTGGGTAAAGTAGATGAGCTTTCCGATAGCGAAAATGAGGAACTGAACGTACCGTATTTTGTAGGTGAAACCGTGAAAGTAATTGATGGTCCATTTAACGGTTTTAATGGCATTATCGAAGAAGTAAATGAAGAGAAAAGAAAACTACAGGTTATGGTTAAGATTTTCGGAAGAAAAACACCATTAGAACTAAGTTTTCTTCAAGTAGAAAAAGAACAATAA